In Papaver somniferum cultivar HN1 chromosome 9, ASM357369v1, whole genome shotgun sequence, the genomic stretch tatacgaaCGCTTGATGAAAGACGGAACTTATACTCACGTTTCTTGATGGAGCGTCTTTATAATATGCGTCTGAGTGAAACGGAGGTATAATGCGCGCTTGATTGGGGCGTAGGTATAATTCACGCCGGACATGGGACGGcgatggaaagtgcgtctactGGGACGGAGATGAAAATTGCGTCTCACACATACGGAGATATAAAGTGCGTTTGGTTTGGGGACATAGAAAGTCCGTATGTTTTGGGCGGAGAGTGGGGCGTTACGGAAAGTCCGTCTGAGTGGGGCGTTTACGGAAAGTCCGTCTGAGTGGGGCGTTTATGGAAAGTGCGTCTGGATTCTGTCTTGGTCGGTGGTGGATTGCATGTTAACTCCTAATGAGGTTTTGAGCATAACATGAAGTTCTGATTATGTGTGGATTCACTGTTGTCATTATGTGTGGTTTACCATGAGGTTCGTATAACATGATTCTCATTATGCATGGATTCCCCGTTGTTCACACAGACGTACATTAAAGTTACGTCTCACACAGGCGCTCATAATACATGCGCCCAAACCAGGCGTACACTAAAGATACGCCTACACACAGGCGCTCACAATACATGCGCCCAAACCAGGCGTTTTTTTATAACTGCGCCCCGTTGGGACGTACATTCTAATTACGCATGCTATGGGACGTATGTTTTATCTCCGTTTGGTCCGGCGGTGTTTATAAATACGCCTCATTCATACGCTCTTTATACATACGCCCGGTGTGAAGCGCTCACTATACAACCGTCTAGATTCATACGCTCACAATAACCCCGTCCCACTATAACTGATTTTAGTCTGGGTTGGagaccacatttggtctcaaaccctaattatctggACTAAATATAGCTTTAGTCCGTTCCATTACGGATGATTTTGAGACCAAATTTGGATATAGTCCCCAAATTtagtcatgactgtggttgctctaagagaCTTAAACATATCCCACGAGGACAAGAATGTTAACTAGGAAAGTGTTAAAGTCCAAGGTGGTGATATCAGTGATCTGAGTTCGAAATTAACATAAACTAAGAAAAAAGAAGGTTGCTTGACTGAAATAAACAAGGGTAACATGGCCAGCTAGATGTCCTCCTACTCCTCCTACAGTTCACATATATGAAAACCTGAATTAGCTTGAGTCAACGAAACCAGAAGAGGAGGAAAAAAATGGGAAAATCCGAGAAAGAAAACCTTACTACCATTTTGCATAAACAGCTAGAAGAAATGCAGGAGGCTTTCCAGGTAAAACCCATTTCTAAACTGATCAATCTTATCAACCCCAACTTGTTCAATTCATCTGCAATTTAGATTTCCGTTTCCGTTATCAGAAGATtcaatttaaactttttttttttttttttttttgaaggttttGGAAAGTAAACCTCGTTCATCTCTTGAGAAAGTAGATTGGGAGAAAGTGATAAACATAGCGGAgcaattatcaaaaaaaaaaaaaacagttggtAACTACTCTATTCTGCCTTTTTCTTATGTCATCTTGCAACTTGCACTTCAAACGGGTCGTTTATATGCTCTTTATAAACTTATTAAGAATTCATTTGGAAAAATTAAGCTTTGATAGAAACTTTATAGAGTTGTGTTTATGAGATGCAGCTGGATTGCGTTGGATTGTAGAAGCACCAGACTGTGAAGAGTTGGAGGAGAACATGAAGATACACTTTAGCATGCTGCGGGAATTTCTCTTGCTAGCACACAGGAGTAAGATTGGATCCGGGCCTACTCTTGCGGATTTCTTCCATGAATCTGCAAAGCCCTTTGCTCATAGCGTTTATTCATTTTTTAAGGAGGCTGCCTCCAGACCTGGCTAACATGCAGTGATTGTTTGCAGGAATTCTTGATGAAGATCGTAAACTCTCGATCCAACAGCTAGCAGATTCTGTCTGGGAAGCATGTGCATTTCTCAAGAAAATTCCTACCACAAACCACGCAGCCATTGCACGAGAAATAACATGGCTTGCAAAATCCATGGAGGGTGCATTGCGTCAATTAAAAAGAGATTTGAAACCAGCTCCATTTGAAGATCTGGCAAATGATAATACTACTGATGAATTAACAACCGATCTGAATGAAAAAAATGATGACGATTACGTTGATAATGGATCATTTGAGGGTGGTGAGATTGGAAATGGCCTCTCACCTGATGAGATGAAAATGGCAGAATCGGCTGTAAATTTTTTTTCTGACACACTAATAGTAATCAACGAACTTGTCTGCGTCATCACCGGATTGGGTAGGCACTCAAAACCAGCCAACACTGATGTCAAATCTGTAAGGCTACTGGAGTTGTTGTTGGTACGCTGTCGTAGTATCAAAGTATGTATGTAGGAGCTTGGTGTAGATTTATACCCACCACAAGTGGTTACTGCATTGAAGCTGGATGTCCATGAAACTTCAGATGAAGTCAGCAAACTTGAAGCAGATGTACGTCAATTTGAGGACGCTTCCTGTGATAGTTTCTTCCAAGCTTGCGAATGTTCACTGAGAAATATGAAGACTGAATTGTATTCATTGGAACCAGTACCATTAGAAAGTGAATTGCAGAATATGTCTGTCAGTATCTGGCATGCCGATGAGTACTCAACAATTTAAACATTTCTTCATTGTAAAAATCCAATGTGAGTACAACTTCTTTAAATTCTGTAATTGTGAGTATAGGTTACTTTGACAAGTTTCTTCCTATATTTGAGTGGGTGTTGCGAGTTGGCCAGTCGTGTGCAACATTACAGAATCAAAGAAGCAAGTACTAAATGTTCTGTACGTAGATTCTTTAGCTGAAAGAGGCTGCACGCAATATCCTGAGGGTCTTATACTTGATTATGTGGGCTTTA encodes the following:
- the LOC113311872 gene encoding uncharacterized protein LOC113311872, which encodes MGKSEKENLTTILHKQLEEMQEAFQVLESKPRSSLEKVDWEKVINIAEQLSKKKKTVAGLRWIVEAPDCEELEENMKIHFSMLREFLLLAHRRILDEDRKLSIQQLADSVWEACAFLKKIPTTNHAAIAREITWLAKSMEGALRQLKRDLKPAPFEDLANDNTTDELTTDLNEKNDDDYVDNGSFEGGEIGNGLSPDEMKMAESAELGVDLYPPQVVTALKLDVHETSDEVSKLEADVRQFEDASCDSFFQACECSLRNMKTELYSLEPVPLESELQNMSVSIWHADEYSTI